A genomic region of Metopolophium dirhodum isolate CAU chromosome 1, ASM1992520v1, whole genome shotgun sequence contains the following coding sequences:
- the LOC132935113 gene encoding uncharacterized protein LOC132935113: MRKFLNNLQPLSSDKESLMGARRTPQDMAIEGKSSKPDQTFDKTEVHANETSSVVSSLYIELLTEDLTSEAGPSEKYWEVISERRRKALLEALEEHERLQAAAIALEEENWSLEVLMDSTTDLVNTLKEMINKETSDDDHEASNEQEDSGLSTPNSYSSEKHIDKKMKTSPDDNSDID, translated from the exons ATGAGGAAGTTTTTGAACAATCTGCAACCATTAAGCTCCGACAAGGAAAGCTTGATGGGTGCTCGTAGGACACCGCAGGACATGGC GATCGAAGGAAAATCCTCAAAACCTGACCAGACATTCGACAAGACGGAAGTACACGCTAATGAAACGTCTTCTGTTGTTTCGTCGCTGTACATAGAATTGTTAACTGAAGATCTTACTTCTGAAG CTGGCCCGAGTGAAAAATATTGGGAAGTGATCTCTGAACGTCGAAGGAAAGCTTTATTAGAAGCATTGGAAGAACATGAACGATTACAAGCAGCAGCTATTGCTTTAGAAGAAGAGAATTGGTCTTTGGAGGTATTGATGGATAGCACTACTGATCTTGTTAACACACTTAAG GAAATGATAAATAAGGAAACTTCTGATGACGATCATGAGGCGTCTAATGAACAGGAAGACAGTGGTTTAAGTACGCCCAACAGTTATTCAAGTGAAAAACATATTGATAAGAAAATGAAGACTTCACCAGATGATAATTCAGATATTGACtaa